A part of Capsicum annuum cultivar UCD-10X-F1 chromosome 6, UCD10Xv1.1, whole genome shotgun sequence genomic DNA contains:
- the LOC107875943 gene encoding isochorismate synthase, chloroplastic isoform X2, with protein sequence MAVGARHCTLRFMEQLESTSLMKCSLSSSPLYQKQYVHFFNSSQRYSQCCSLSMNGCQGDPRAPIGTIETRTLPAVSSPALAMERLNSAISDLVKSEPPPYSSGIIRLEVPIEEQIEALEWLHAQNHLLLPRCFFSGRRPPTEIMCINGTSSHSKLVSVAGVGSAVFFTHLRPFSFDDWRAIRRFLSKKCPLIRAYGAIRFDATANIASEWSAFGSFYFMVPQVEFDELEGSSIIAATIAWDNAASWTYQRAIDELRATIWQLSSILMTVQKKIPHSHILARTHVPGKSSWDHAVKRALQIISRNDSVLIKVVLARSTRVVTAADIDPLTWLACLKVEGENAYQFCLQPPHSPAFIGNTPEQLFHRDRLSICSEALAGTRARGGSELLDVKIEQDLLSSAKDHNEFAIVRECIRRRLEAVCSSVLIEPKKAIRKFSRVQHLYARLRGRLQAEDDEFKILSSVHPTPAVCGYPTEDARAFISETEMFDRGMYAGPVGWFGGEESEFAVGIRSALVEKGLGALIYAGTGIVEGSDSSLEWEELELKTSQFTKLMKLEAPLVTRGQRRIINQNQKGLSCLIHHI encoded by the exons ATGGCTGTAGGTGCAAGACACTGCACCTTAAGGTTCATGGAACAACTTGAATCAACATCACTCATGAAATGCTCCCTTTCCTCTTCACCTCTATATCAAAAGCAATATGTTCACTTCTTCAACTCTAGCCAA AGAtatagtcagtgttgttcattgTCGATGAATGGATGCCAAGGCGATCCAAGAGCTCCTATTGGAACCATTGAAACTCGAACGTTGCCTGCAGTTTCTAGTCCTGCATTGGCCATGGAACGTCTCAATTCTGCCATATCCGACTTGGTTAAGTCCGAGCCTCCGCCTTACAGCTCTGGCATTATTCGCCTCGAG GTGCCAATTGAAGAGCAGATAGAAGCACTTGAATGGCTTCATGCGCAGAACCATCTGCTCCTCCCTCGCTGCTTCTTCTCCGGTCGAAGACCACCAACTGAAATCATGTGTATCAATGGAACTTCTTCTCATTCTAAATTGGTCAGTGTTGCTGGTGTTGGCTCTGCTGTCTTCTTTACTCATTTACGTCCCTTCTCATTTGACGATTGGCGTGCTATTAGAAG GTTCCTCTCCAAGAAATGTCCACTAATTCGTGCTTATGGGGCAATCCGATTTGATGCAACAGCCAATATAGCTTCTGAATGGAGTGCTTTTGGCTCATTTTATTTCATGGTTCCTCAG GTTGAGTTTGATGAGCTTGAAGGAAGTTCAATTATTGCTGCAACAATTGCATGGGATAATGCTGCCTCATGGACATACCAGAGGGCAATAGATGAACTTCGCGCCACAATATGGCAG CTTTCCTCCATTCTTATGACAGTGCAGAAAAAAATTCCTCATTCACATATACTCGCCAGAACTCATGTGCCGGGTAAATCATCTTGGGACCATGCAGTTAAGCGTGCTTTGCAAATAATAAGCAGAAATGACTCCGTACTGATCAAG GTAGTTCTTGCTCGTAGCACCAGAGTTGTTACAGCAGCAGATATTGATCCGTTAACATGGCTGGCTTGCTTAAAG GTTGAAGGAGAAAATGCATATCAGTTCTGTTTGCAACCTCCCCATTCCCCCGCATTCATTGGAAACACT CCAGAGCAGCTATTTCATCGGGACCGCCTCAGCATTTGTAGTGAGGCTTTAGCAGGAACACGGGCTAGAGGTGGATCAGAGCTTCTGGATGTTAAGATAGAACAGGATTTACTGTCCAG TGCTAAGGACCATAATGAGTTTGCTATAGTACGGGAGTGCATAAGAAGAAGATTGGAG GCTGTGTGTTCAAGCGTTTTAATTGAACCAAAGAAAGCAATaagaaagttttcaagagttCAGCATCTTTATGCTCGATTGAGGGGGAGACTCCAGGCTGAAGATGATGAG TTTAAGATTTTGTCATCGGTGCACCCAACTCCAGCAGTTTGTGGGTATCCTACAGAAGATGCACGGGCTTTTATTTCAGAAACTG AAATGTTTGACCGAGGAATGTATGCTGGTCCTGTTGGTTGGTTTGGAGGGGAAGAGAGTGAATTTGCTGTTGGAATAAGGTCAGCTTTGGTTGAAAAG GGTCTTGGTGCATTAATTTATGCGGGGACTGGAATAGTGGAGGGAAGTGATTCATCTCTAGAATGGGAAGAGCTAGAGCTGAAGACTTCACAG TTCACCAAGTTGATGAAACTTGAGGCACCTCTTGTGACTAGAGGACAACGTAGGATTATCAATCAGAATCAGAAAGGTTTGTCATGCCTGATCCATCATATTTAG
- the LOC107875943 gene encoding isochorismate synthase, chloroplastic isoform X1: protein MAVGARHCTLRFMEQLESTSLMKCSLSSSPLYQKQYVHFFNSSQRYSQCCSLSMNGCQGDPRAPIGTIETRTLPAVSSPALAMERLNSAISDLVKSEPPPYSSGIIRLEVPIEEQIEALEWLHAQNHLLLPRCFFSGRRPPTEIMCINGTSSHSKLVSVAGVGSAVFFTHLRPFSFDDWRAIRRFLSKKCPLIRAYGAIRFDATANIASEWSAFGSFYFMVPQVEFDELEGSSIIAATIAWDNAASWTYQRAIDELRATIWQLSSILMTVQKKIPHSHILARTHVPGKSSWDHAVKRALQIISRNDSVLIKVVLARSTRVVTAADIDPLTWLACLKVEGENAYQFCLQPPHSPAFIGNTPEQLFHRDRLSICSEALAGTRARGGSELLDVKIEQDLLSSAKDHNEFAIVRECIRRRLEAVCSSVLIEPKKAIRKFSRVQHLYARLRGRLQAEDDEFKILSSVHPTPAVCGYPTEDARAFISETEMFDRGMYAGPVGWFGGEESEFAVGIRSALVEKGLGALIYAGTGIVEGSDSSLEWEELELKTSQVFLIILSCSIRHVFHYLEYDELLYFPILFSAASFYCLLQFTKLMKLEAPLVTRGQRRIINQNQKVQRA, encoded by the exons ATGGCTGTAGGTGCAAGACACTGCACCTTAAGGTTCATGGAACAACTTGAATCAACATCACTCATGAAATGCTCCCTTTCCTCTTCACCTCTATATCAAAAGCAATATGTTCACTTCTTCAACTCTAGCCAA AGAtatagtcagtgttgttcattgTCGATGAATGGATGCCAAGGCGATCCAAGAGCTCCTATTGGAACCATTGAAACTCGAACGTTGCCTGCAGTTTCTAGTCCTGCATTGGCCATGGAACGTCTCAATTCTGCCATATCCGACTTGGTTAAGTCCGAGCCTCCGCCTTACAGCTCTGGCATTATTCGCCTCGAG GTGCCAATTGAAGAGCAGATAGAAGCACTTGAATGGCTTCATGCGCAGAACCATCTGCTCCTCCCTCGCTGCTTCTTCTCCGGTCGAAGACCACCAACTGAAATCATGTGTATCAATGGAACTTCTTCTCATTCTAAATTGGTCAGTGTTGCTGGTGTTGGCTCTGCTGTCTTCTTTACTCATTTACGTCCCTTCTCATTTGACGATTGGCGTGCTATTAGAAG GTTCCTCTCCAAGAAATGTCCACTAATTCGTGCTTATGGGGCAATCCGATTTGATGCAACAGCCAATATAGCTTCTGAATGGAGTGCTTTTGGCTCATTTTATTTCATGGTTCCTCAG GTTGAGTTTGATGAGCTTGAAGGAAGTTCAATTATTGCTGCAACAATTGCATGGGATAATGCTGCCTCATGGACATACCAGAGGGCAATAGATGAACTTCGCGCCACAATATGGCAG CTTTCCTCCATTCTTATGACAGTGCAGAAAAAAATTCCTCATTCACATATACTCGCCAGAACTCATGTGCCGGGTAAATCATCTTGGGACCATGCAGTTAAGCGTGCTTTGCAAATAATAAGCAGAAATGACTCCGTACTGATCAAG GTAGTTCTTGCTCGTAGCACCAGAGTTGTTACAGCAGCAGATATTGATCCGTTAACATGGCTGGCTTGCTTAAAG GTTGAAGGAGAAAATGCATATCAGTTCTGTTTGCAACCTCCCCATTCCCCCGCATTCATTGGAAACACT CCAGAGCAGCTATTTCATCGGGACCGCCTCAGCATTTGTAGTGAGGCTTTAGCAGGAACACGGGCTAGAGGTGGATCAGAGCTTCTGGATGTTAAGATAGAACAGGATTTACTGTCCAG TGCTAAGGACCATAATGAGTTTGCTATAGTACGGGAGTGCATAAGAAGAAGATTGGAG GCTGTGTGTTCAAGCGTTTTAATTGAACCAAAGAAAGCAATaagaaagttttcaagagttCAGCATCTTTATGCTCGATTGAGGGGGAGACTCCAGGCTGAAGATGATGAG TTTAAGATTTTGTCATCGGTGCACCCAACTCCAGCAGTTTGTGGGTATCCTACAGAAGATGCACGGGCTTTTATTTCAGAAACTG AAATGTTTGACCGAGGAATGTATGCTGGTCCTGTTGGTTGGTTTGGAGGGGAAGAGAGTGAATTTGCTGTTGGAATAAGGTCAGCTTTGGTTGAAAAG GGTCTTGGTGCATTAATTTATGCGGGGACTGGAATAGTGGAGGGAAGTGATTCATCTCTAGAATGGGAAGAGCTAGAGCTGAAGACTTCACAGGTATTCTTAATAATTCTTTCCTGTTCTATTAGACATGTCTTTCATTATCTAGAATATGATGAGCTCCTCTACTTTCCGATACTTTTTTCTGCTGCATCTTTCTATTGTCTCTTGCAGTTCACCAAGTTGATGAAACTTGAGGCACCTCTTGTGACTAGAGGACAACGTAGGATTATCAATCAGAATCAGAAAG TTCAAAGAGCCTGA
- the LOC107875943 gene encoding isochorismate synthase, chloroplastic isoform X3 has product MAVGARHCTLRFMEQLESTSLMKCSLSSSPLYQKQYVHFFNSSQRYSQCCSLSMNGCQGDPRAPIGTIETRTLPAVSSPALAMERLNSAISDLVKSEPPPYSSGIIRLEVPIEEQIEALEWLHAQNHLLLPRCFFSGRRPPTEIMCINGTSSHSKLVSVAGVGSAVFFTHLRPFSFDDWRAIRRFLSKKCPLIRAYGAIRFDATANIASEWSAFGSFYFMVPQVEFDELEGSSIIAATIAWDNAASWTYQRAIDELRATIWQLSSILMTVQKKIPHSHILARTHVPGKSSWDHAVKRALQIISRNDSVLIKVVLARSTRVVTAADIDPLTWLACLKVEGENAYQFCLQPPHSPAFIGNTPEQLFHRDRLSICSEALAGTRARGGSELLDVKIEQDLLSSAKDHNEFAIVRECIRRRLEAVCSSVLIEPKKAIRKFSRVQHLYARLRGRLQAEDDEFKILSSVHPTPAVCGYPTEDARAFISETEMFDRGMYAGPVGWFGGEESEFAVGIRSALVEKGLGALIYAGTGIVEGSDSSLEWEELELKTSQFTKLMKLEAPLVTRGQRRIINQNQKDLTLID; this is encoded by the exons ATGGCTGTAGGTGCAAGACACTGCACCTTAAGGTTCATGGAACAACTTGAATCAACATCACTCATGAAATGCTCCCTTTCCTCTTCACCTCTATATCAAAAGCAATATGTTCACTTCTTCAACTCTAGCCAA AGAtatagtcagtgttgttcattgTCGATGAATGGATGCCAAGGCGATCCAAGAGCTCCTATTGGAACCATTGAAACTCGAACGTTGCCTGCAGTTTCTAGTCCTGCATTGGCCATGGAACGTCTCAATTCTGCCATATCCGACTTGGTTAAGTCCGAGCCTCCGCCTTACAGCTCTGGCATTATTCGCCTCGAG GTGCCAATTGAAGAGCAGATAGAAGCACTTGAATGGCTTCATGCGCAGAACCATCTGCTCCTCCCTCGCTGCTTCTTCTCCGGTCGAAGACCACCAACTGAAATCATGTGTATCAATGGAACTTCTTCTCATTCTAAATTGGTCAGTGTTGCTGGTGTTGGCTCTGCTGTCTTCTTTACTCATTTACGTCCCTTCTCATTTGACGATTGGCGTGCTATTAGAAG GTTCCTCTCCAAGAAATGTCCACTAATTCGTGCTTATGGGGCAATCCGATTTGATGCAACAGCCAATATAGCTTCTGAATGGAGTGCTTTTGGCTCATTTTATTTCATGGTTCCTCAG GTTGAGTTTGATGAGCTTGAAGGAAGTTCAATTATTGCTGCAACAATTGCATGGGATAATGCTGCCTCATGGACATACCAGAGGGCAATAGATGAACTTCGCGCCACAATATGGCAG CTTTCCTCCATTCTTATGACAGTGCAGAAAAAAATTCCTCATTCACATATACTCGCCAGAACTCATGTGCCGGGTAAATCATCTTGGGACCATGCAGTTAAGCGTGCTTTGCAAATAATAAGCAGAAATGACTCCGTACTGATCAAG GTAGTTCTTGCTCGTAGCACCAGAGTTGTTACAGCAGCAGATATTGATCCGTTAACATGGCTGGCTTGCTTAAAG GTTGAAGGAGAAAATGCATATCAGTTCTGTTTGCAACCTCCCCATTCCCCCGCATTCATTGGAAACACT CCAGAGCAGCTATTTCATCGGGACCGCCTCAGCATTTGTAGTGAGGCTTTAGCAGGAACACGGGCTAGAGGTGGATCAGAGCTTCTGGATGTTAAGATAGAACAGGATTTACTGTCCAG TGCTAAGGACCATAATGAGTTTGCTATAGTACGGGAGTGCATAAGAAGAAGATTGGAG GCTGTGTGTTCAAGCGTTTTAATTGAACCAAAGAAAGCAATaagaaagttttcaagagttCAGCATCTTTATGCTCGATTGAGGGGGAGACTCCAGGCTGAAGATGATGAG TTTAAGATTTTGTCATCGGTGCACCCAACTCCAGCAGTTTGTGGGTATCCTACAGAAGATGCACGGGCTTTTATTTCAGAAACTG AAATGTTTGACCGAGGAATGTATGCTGGTCCTGTTGGTTGGTTTGGAGGGGAAGAGAGTGAATTTGCTGTTGGAATAAGGTCAGCTTTGGTTGAAAAG GGTCTTGGTGCATTAATTTATGCGGGGACTGGAATAGTGGAGGGAAGTGATTCATCTCTAGAATGGGAAGAGCTAGAGCTGAAGACTTCACAG TTCACCAAGTTGATGAAACTTGAGGCACCTCTTGTGACTAGAGGACAACGTAGGATTATCAATCAGAATCAGAAAG ATCTTACACTGATTGATTAA
- the LOC107875943 gene encoding isochorismate synthase, chloroplastic (The RefSeq protein has 2 substitutions compared to this genomic sequence) — protein sequence MAVGARHCTLRFMEQLESTSLMKCSLSSSPLYQKQYVHFFNSSQRYSQCCSLSMNGCQGDPRAPIGTIETRTLPAVSSPALAMERLNSAISDLVKSEPPPYSSGTIRLEVPIEEQIEALEWLHAQNHLLLPRCFFSGRRPPTEIMCINGTSSHSKLVSVAGVGSAVFFTHLRPFSFDDWRAIRRFLSKKCPLIRAYGAIRFDATANIASEWSAFGSFYFMVPQVEFDELEGSSIIAATIAWDNAASWTYQRAIDELRATIWQLSSILMTVQKKIPHSHILARTHVPGKSSWDHAVKRALQIISRNDSVLIKVVLARSTRVVTAADIDPLTWLACLKVEGENAYQFCLQPPHSPAFIGNTPEQLFHRDRLSICSEALAGTRARGGSELLDVKIEQDLLSSAKDHNEFAIVRECIRRRLEAVCSSVLIEPKKAIRKFSRVQHLYARLRGRLQAEDDEFKILSSVHPTPAVCGYPTEDARAFISETEMFDRGMYAGLVGWFGGEESEFAVGIRSALVEKGLGALIYAGTGIVEGSDSSLEWEELELKTSQFTKLMKLEAPLVTRGQRRIINQNQKVQRA from the exons ATGGCTGTAGGTGCAAGACACTGCACCTTAAGGTTCATGGAACAACTTGAATCAACATCACTCATGAAATGCTCCCTTTCCTCTTCACCTCTATATCAAAAGCAATATGTTCACTTCTTCAACTCTAGCCAA AGAtatagtcagtgttgttcattgTCGATGAATGGATGCCAAGGCGATCCAAGAGCTCCTATTGGAACCATTGAAACTCGAACGTTGCCTGCAGTTTCTAGTCCTGCATTGGCCATGGAACGTCTCAATTCTGCCATATCCGACTTGGTTAAGTCCGAGCCTCCGCCTTACAGCTCTGGCATTATTCGCCTCGAG GTGCCAATTGAAGAGCAGATAGAAGCACTTGAATGGCTTCATGCGCAGAACCATCTGCTCCTCCCTCGCTGCTTCTTCTCCGGTCGAAGACCACCAACTGAAATCATGTGTATCAATGGAACTTCTTCTCATTCTAAATTGGTCAGTGTTGCTGGTGTTGGCTCTGCTGTCTTCTTTACTCATTTACGTCCCTTCTCATTTGACGATTGGCGTGCTATTAGAAG GTTCCTCTCCAAGAAATGTCCACTAATTCGTGCTTATGGGGCAATCCGATTTGATGCAACAGCCAATATAGCTTCTGAATGGAGTGCTTTTGGCTCATTTTATTTCATGGTTCCTCAG GTTGAGTTTGATGAGCTTGAAGGAAGTTCAATTATTGCTGCAACAATTGCATGGGATAATGCTGCCTCATGGACATACCAGAGGGCAATAGATGAACTTCGCGCCACAATATGGCAG CTTTCCTCCATTCTTATGACAGTGCAGAAAAAAATTCCTCATTCACATATACTCGCCAGAACTCATGTGCCGGGTAAATCATCTTGGGACCATGCAGTTAAGCGTGCTTTGCAAATAATAAGCAGAAATGACTCCGTACTGATCAAG GTAGTTCTTGCTCGTAGCACCAGAGTTGTTACAGCAGCAGATATTGATCCGTTAACATGGCTGGCTTGCTTAAAG GTTGAAGGAGAAAATGCATATCAGTTCTGTTTGCAACCTCCCCATTCCCCCGCATTCATTGGAAACACT CCAGAGCAGCTATTTCATCGGGACCGCCTCAGCATTTGTAGTGAGGCTTTAGCAGGAACACGGGCTAGAGGTGGATCAGAGCTTCTGGATGTTAAGATAGAACAGGATTTACTGTCCAG TGCTAAGGACCATAATGAGTTTGCTATAGTACGGGAGTGCATAAGAAGAAGATTGGAG GCTGTGTGTTCAAGCGTTTTAATTGAACCAAAGAAAGCAATaagaaagttttcaagagttCAGCATCTTTATGCTCGATTGAGGGGGAGACTCCAGGCTGAAGATGATGAG TTTAAGATTTTGTCATCGGTGCACCCAACTCCAGCAGTTTGTGGGTATCCTACAGAAGATGCACGGGCTTTTATTTCAGAAACTG AAATGTTTGACCGAGGAATGTATGCTGGTCCTGTTGGTTGGTTTGGAGGGGAAGAGAGTGAATTTGCTGTTGGAATAAGGTCAGCTTTGGTTGAAAAG GGTCTTGGTGCATTAATTTATGCGGGGACTGGAATAGTGGAGGGAAGTGATTCATCTCTAGAATGGGAAGAGCTAGAGCTGAAGACTTCACAG TTCACCAAGTTGATGAAACTTGAGGCACCTCTTGTGACTAGAGGACAACGTAGGATTATCAATCAGAATCAGAAAG TTCAAAGAGCCTGA
- the LOC107875943 gene encoding isochorismate synthase, chloroplastic isoform X4, whose amino-acid sequence MCINGTSSHSKLVSVAGVGSAVFFTHLRPFSFDDWRAIRRFLSKKCPLIRAYGAIRFDATANIASEWSAFGSFYFMVPQVEFDELEGSSIIAATIAWDNAASWTYQRAIDELRATIWQLSSILMTVQKKIPHSHILARTHVPGKSSWDHAVKRALQIISRNDSVLIKVVLARSTRVVTAADIDPLTWLACLKVEGENAYQFCLQPPHSPAFIGNTPEQLFHRDRLSICSEALAGTRARGGSELLDVKIEQDLLSSAKDHNEFAIVRECIRRRLEAVCSSVLIEPKKAIRKFSRVQHLYARLRGRLQAEDDEFKILSSVHPTPAVCGYPTEDARAFISETEMFDRGMYAGPVGWFGGEESEFAVGIRSALVEKGLGALIYAGTGIVEGSDSSLEWEELELKTSQVFLIILSCSIRHVFHYLEYDELLYFPILFSAASFYCLLQFTKLMKLEAPLVTRGQRRIINQNQKVQRA is encoded by the exons ATGTGTATCAATGGAACTTCTTCTCATTCTAAATTGGTCAGTGTTGCTGGTGTTGGCTCTGCTGTCTTCTTTACTCATTTACGTCCCTTCTCATTTGACGATTGGCGTGCTATTAGAAG GTTCCTCTCCAAGAAATGTCCACTAATTCGTGCTTATGGGGCAATCCGATTTGATGCAACAGCCAATATAGCTTCTGAATGGAGTGCTTTTGGCTCATTTTATTTCATGGTTCCTCAG GTTGAGTTTGATGAGCTTGAAGGAAGTTCAATTATTGCTGCAACAATTGCATGGGATAATGCTGCCTCATGGACATACCAGAGGGCAATAGATGAACTTCGCGCCACAATATGGCAG CTTTCCTCCATTCTTATGACAGTGCAGAAAAAAATTCCTCATTCACATATACTCGCCAGAACTCATGTGCCGGGTAAATCATCTTGGGACCATGCAGTTAAGCGTGCTTTGCAAATAATAAGCAGAAATGACTCCGTACTGATCAAG GTAGTTCTTGCTCGTAGCACCAGAGTTGTTACAGCAGCAGATATTGATCCGTTAACATGGCTGGCTTGCTTAAAG GTTGAAGGAGAAAATGCATATCAGTTCTGTTTGCAACCTCCCCATTCCCCCGCATTCATTGGAAACACT CCAGAGCAGCTATTTCATCGGGACCGCCTCAGCATTTGTAGTGAGGCTTTAGCAGGAACACGGGCTAGAGGTGGATCAGAGCTTCTGGATGTTAAGATAGAACAGGATTTACTGTCCAG TGCTAAGGACCATAATGAGTTTGCTATAGTACGGGAGTGCATAAGAAGAAGATTGGAG GCTGTGTGTTCAAGCGTTTTAATTGAACCAAAGAAAGCAATaagaaagttttcaagagttCAGCATCTTTATGCTCGATTGAGGGGGAGACTCCAGGCTGAAGATGATGAG TTTAAGATTTTGTCATCGGTGCACCCAACTCCAGCAGTTTGTGGGTATCCTACAGAAGATGCACGGGCTTTTATTTCAGAAACTG AAATGTTTGACCGAGGAATGTATGCTGGTCCTGTTGGTTGGTTTGGAGGGGAAGAGAGTGAATTTGCTGTTGGAATAAGGTCAGCTTTGGTTGAAAAG GGTCTTGGTGCATTAATTTATGCGGGGACTGGAATAGTGGAGGGAAGTGATTCATCTCTAGAATGGGAAGAGCTAGAGCTGAAGACTTCACAGGTATTCTTAATAATTCTTTCCTGTTCTATTAGACATGTCTTTCATTATCTAGAATATGATGAGCTCCTCTACTTTCCGATACTTTTTTCTGCTGCATCTTTCTATTGTCTCTTGCAGTTCACCAAGTTGATGAAACTTGAGGCACCTCTTGTGACTAGAGGACAACGTAGGATTATCAATCAGAATCAGAAAG TTCAAAGAGCCTGA